A genomic stretch from Falco cherrug isolate bFalChe1 chromosome 3, bFalChe1.pri, whole genome shotgun sequence includes:
- the TNFRSF1B gene encoding tumor necrosis factor receptor superfamily member 1B: MGPRWALLAALLHAAGGREYSLPYTPQFAKCKDPSTEFYEEELNKCCSQCPPGEYKTESCSHTVDTKCSPCSPNTYTAIWNRSPQCFACSPPCRKGFVQNQTCTKSQDRICSCPPNEYCISKIFGYCEICKVHKKCGKGYRVSRRGTDSTDTECKPCPPGTFSREESYDTSCIPHTVCKSVAIPGNSVNDTVCSDSRKAVATVLPHTVLNLLLTQSLPSNKPEKITRPVTSNSVTDVSYIIGSVAGPLLLVLIIAILGYCVVSKKKALVYSPPTTAADSPFSATEKQCDKTPRNTGSQNSSSSEQEEQHLLETSGSSSSALNRPTGSARVSVVNNKNNEKKKTEEFQQQHSAAEGCKLHSGDRHHSASSEHSGNGGTQVNVTCIVKVCSPDCNSQFPEQTSSTSMDYGNAPSYSPTGEEIPLSKEENPLKKETEIQISVENEDNLLQD; encoded by the exons ATGGGGCCGCGctgggcgctgctggccgcGCTGCTCCACGCCGCGGGCGGCCGG GAATATTCATTGCCTTATACACCACAGTTTGCAAAATGCAAAGATCCCAGCACGGAATTCTATGAGGAAGAACTTAATAAATGTTGCAGCCAGTGCCCTCCAG gtgAATACAAGACTGAGAGCTGCAGTCACACTGTGGACACAAAGTGCAGTCCCTGTAGCCCTAACACATACACAGCAATCTGGAATCGGTCTCCGCAGTGCTTTGCCTGCTCGCCACCCTGCAGGAAAG GATTTGTGCAGAATCAGACATGCACTAAATCACAGGACAGAATCTGTAGCTGCCCACCCAATGAGTACTGCATTTCGAAAATATTTGGGTACTGCGAAATCTGTAAAGTGCataaaaaatgtggaaaaggttACAGAGTTTCCAGAAGAG gGACAGATAGCACAGATACAGAATGCAAACCTTGTCCTCCTGGCACTTTTTCACGTGAGGAATCTTACGATACCAGCTGTATACCACATACAGT TTGTAAATCAGTGGCTATTCCTGGAAACAGCGTGAATGACACTGTTTGCAGTGACTCAAGAAAAGCGGTTGCCACTGTTCTACCTCACACTGTTTTGAACCTGCTCCTGACACAAAGCTTGCCTTCcaacaaacctgaaaaaataactCGACCTGTCACTTCAAACTCTGTGACTGACGTGTCTTACATCATCG gatCAGTAGCAGGGCCGTTGTTATTGGTCCTGATAATCGCTATCTTGGGGTATTGTGTAGTCtccaaaaaaaaag CCCTTGTATACTCTCCACCGACCACAGCAGCAGATTCG CCTTTTTCCGctacagaaaagcagtgtgaCAAAACCCCAAGAAATACAGGATCACAAAACTCCAGCAGTTCTGAACAGGAGGAACAGCATCTCTTGGAAACTTCTGGGTCCAGCAGTAGCGCCCTGAATCGTCCAACTGGATCTGCAAGAGTCAGTGTAGTAAATAACAagaacaatgaaaagaaaaaaacagaagaatttcaGCAGCAACACTCAGCTGCAGAAGGGTGTAAGCTTCACAGTGGAGACAGACACCACTCTGCGAGTTCAG AACATTCTGGTAACGGAGGAACGCAGGTGAATGTGACTTGTATTGTTAAAGTATGTAGTCCAGACTGCAATTCCCAGTTCCCAGAACAGACGAGTTCAACAAGCATGGATTATGGAAATGCTCCCTCTTATTCCCCAACAGGGGAAGAAATTCCCCtttccaaagaagaaaaccccttgaaaaaagaaactgaaattcagaTCTCAGTAGAAAATGAGGACAATTTACTTCAAGACTGA